From Bacteroidota bacterium:
AGATTATCAGAGTCAGAAAAAATCAAATTAACTACGAATACAAGGTTCTGGATATCCCGAAAAGCAGAGTCGGCGCAAAACTTGTCGCAGATTACTGCATTAATGTTACTCCAAAAGAAGAAACGGATAAACTTGATGTATTAAAATACTCAAAAAACTATTTTAGAGATCGGGGTACAGGTCGACCTACGAAACGAGACAGACGCGATTTAGACACTTACTTTGAAAAAGACGAAGATGATGAATGGGATGATTTATTAAAGTAACTGAAGTTTCCCATGTCTTGTTTTTTTGCGCTATTTCCGGCTATCCGCTATAGCTTTGTTTGGCAAGATGCATTGGCAGAGATATATTTACGCCTCGAATGGAAAATCTATAACATGGGAAACATCAATTAAAGTGATTAAACGGCTATGGTATTAACACCTTAACAGTTTTTGATTTTCTATTGGCACTAACCTTTACCAAATAATAGCCCTTAGGACCATCGATTGTGAAGGCATTATTTACTCCACGATCAACTTTTTTATCTATTACCTGCTGTCCCAATAAATTATACACTTCAACTTTTAAGGAGTCAGAAGCCTCATTTATCGTTAAATTCAATATACCTTCAGTAGTATAAACACTAAATTCCAAACTTTCATTTATGGGAGATTTCACTCCATAATTCCAGTTATTACCGGGATCATAAAATTGTACTGCTAAAATGTAATGAGTATCCTTTTCTCCAATAACAGGAATATCTAATAAAGATGCTCCTATAAAACCTTCCGAATAAGAATCTCCTCCATTTTCTTTGAATTTAGTATTGAGAATAAAATTCCTGTATTTCCATTCATTATCAGAATCGGCATAAATCCAATTAAAAAATATCATTTCCAAAACCGGAATATCCTTAACATCATTAATAAATGTAAAAATTTGATTATTCACTAATTCTTCATTATTGCGCAATAATTCAGTGTACTCCGCATCCTTATCAATAAAACTATCATTTTTCAAAATAACACTTACTCCTTTGCCCGAACCGGATATTTGATGGTAGTTCTTTATCTGATCTTTTGAAGCCTGCTCAGCTATCTTACTAAGGTTTTTGTTAATTTCTTCCAGACCTTTCTGATTTCTGTCTTTTCTTTCTTTATCTGCCAGCCACTTAACTTTTTTTACAACAGAGTACTTTTCCCAATCACCAGGAAATTTAAATGTTGGCAAATCTATATTAGTTTCAATATGTTCGTGATCTCTGGCAAGGTTAAATTTCGCCTCAATGTCCGACAAGTTATCATAACGCCACTCCTCTATATCAAATAAAAAATCTGATTTAGGGTTTTCCACAGAAAACTCCTGACCATATAATTGGCCAAAAATCATAAAGAAAGATATGA
This genomic window contains:
- a CDS encoding RNA-binding S4 domain-containing protein, translating into MRIDKYLWSIRVYKTRSQAAEACKKNRVVINDIPVKSSREVKLNEIIRVRKNQINYEYKVLDIPKSRVGAKLVADYCINVTPKEETDKLDVLKYSKNYFRDRGTGRPTKRDRRDLDTYFEKDEDDEWDDLLK
- a CDS encoding T9SS type A sorting domain-containing protein; its protein translation is MIFGQLYGQEFSVENPKSDFLFDIEEWRYDNLSDIEAKFNLARDHEHIETNIDLPTFKFPGDWEKYSVVKKVKWLADKERKDRNQKGLEEINKNLSKIAEQASKDQIKNYHQISGSGKGVSVILKNDSFIDKDAEYTELLRNNEELVNNQIFTFINDVKDIPVLEMIFFNWIYADSDNEWKYRNFILNTKFKENGGDSYSEGFIGASLLDIPVIGEKDTHYILAVQFYDPGNNWNYGVKSPINESLEFSVYTTEGILNLTINEASDSLKVEVYNLLGQQVIDKKVDRGVNNAFTIDGPKGYYLVKVSANRKSKTVKVLIP